In Candidatus Desulforudis audaxviator MP104C, a genomic segment contains:
- the radA gene encoding DNA repair protein RadA encodes MRCRECGYRSVRWLGRCPGCGEWHTFEEETEVKAARRETLAGDPPRPLTEVVGAEETRITSGIGEMDRVLGGGFVPGSVVLLGGDPGVGKSTLLLQAAVRVAGIVGRVLYVSGEESAPQVRLRAERLRAVHSGLYLAPETDIERVEKHISELRPVVVIVDSIQTVSLDGLAAVPGSLGQVRECTVRLTRLAKSTGIPVLLVGHVTKEGVLAGPRTMEHMVDTVLYLEGDRHHTYRVLRGVKNRFGSTNEIGVFEMDSAGLREVENPSRLFLSSGAAPVSGSVVVSCVEGTRPLLVEIQALVSAAGYGTPRRMTAGVDYNRVILMAAVLEKRVGLMLSSQDIYVNAVGGVKISEPAADLGIALALVSSFWDRPVPAGTVVIGEVGLTGELRPVPQLGNRLREAAKLGFDSAVFPAASGGSNEPGGESLRLFAAGSVSEALDLVLTK; translated from the coding sequence ATGCGCTGCCGGGAGTGCGGGTACCGATCGGTCCGTTGGCTCGGCCGTTGCCCGGGTTGCGGGGAATGGCACACCTTTGAAGAGGAAACCGAGGTGAAGGCGGCCCGCCGGGAGACTCTGGCCGGCGACCCTCCCCGGCCACTGACCGAAGTGGTCGGCGCTGAGGAAACCCGTATCACCAGCGGCATCGGGGAAATGGACCGGGTTCTCGGAGGCGGCTTCGTTCCGGGGTCCGTGGTTCTTCTGGGCGGCGACCCGGGAGTCGGCAAGTCCACCCTGCTCTTGCAGGCGGCCGTGCGTGTGGCCGGTATCGTGGGACGGGTGCTCTACGTGTCGGGTGAAGAGTCGGCCCCGCAGGTACGGTTACGCGCCGAACGTCTGCGGGCGGTCCATTCGGGGCTCTACCTCGCGCCGGAAACCGATATTGAGCGGGTTGAAAAGCATATTTCCGAACTGCGGCCCGTAGTCGTGATCGTGGATTCCATCCAGACGGTGTCCCTGGACGGGCTGGCGGCGGTGCCCGGCAGCCTGGGGCAGGTCAGGGAGTGCACCGTGCGCCTGACCCGCCTGGCGAAGAGCACCGGCATCCCGGTTCTCCTGGTCGGACACGTCACCAAGGAAGGCGTGCTGGCCGGCCCCCGGACCATGGAGCACATGGTGGATACGGTGCTGTACCTCGAGGGAGACCGGCACCATACCTATCGCGTCCTGCGCGGGGTTAAGAACCGTTTTGGTTCCACGAATGAGATCGGCGTTTTTGAGATGGACTCCGCCGGGCTCCGCGAAGTTGAAAACCCCTCACGGCTGTTTTTGAGTTCCGGGGCCGCCCCCGTTTCGGGTTCGGTGGTCGTGTCCTGCGTGGAGGGCACCCGTCCCCTGCTCGTCGAAATCCAGGCCCTAGTCAGTGCCGCGGGGTATGGTACTCCCCGACGTATGACCGCGGGGGTCGACTACAACCGCGTCATCCTGATGGCCGCCGTTCTTGAAAAGCGGGTCGGCCTGATGTTGAGCAGCCAGGACATATACGTGAACGCCGTCGGCGGTGTGAAAATCTCGGAACCGGCCGCCGATTTGGGTATCGCGCTTGCCCTGGTCTCCAGTTTCTGGGACCGGCCGGTGCCGGCGGGCACAGTGGTGATCGGTGAGGTCGGCCTGACCGGGGAACTGCGCCCGGTGCCCCAACTTGGCAATCGCCTGCGGGAGGCCGCCAAGCTTGGCTTCGATAGCGCTGTTTTTCCGGCCGCCTCGGGCGGTTCAAACGAGCCCGGCGGGGAAAGTCTCCGGCTGTTTGCGGCGGGCAGCGTGAGCGAGGCTCTGGATTTGGTCTTGACCAAATGA
- the disA gene encoding DNA integrity scanning diadenylate cyclase DisA — MADERGEEALLKVLRTVAPGTPLREGLEHILRSESGALIVVADRPEILEIAEGGFHVNADFSPAKLYELAKMDGAIILDKDARRIIAANTQLVPDLGIPSNETGIRHRTAERVARQTDALVISISERRGVITIYKGPMKYVLRDLEVIFTKANQALQTLEKYRAVLDRVLVNLSIAEFEDTVTLFEVAKVIQRVVMTLKVVREIHKYICELGTEGRLITMQLDELISNVENEGLMVIRDYTVNPEEKSPRQIQGIIESWPSEDLLDLPLIARALGYSGGSGILEQNVSPRGYRVLGKIPRLPYPVVENLVSVFANLNKVLNASLDELDEVEGIGETRARSIKEGLSRYWNQLLQERYR, encoded by the coding sequence TTGGCTGATGAGCGGGGCGAAGAAGCGCTGCTGAAGGTGTTACGCACTGTGGCGCCCGGAACCCCCCTGCGCGAGGGTCTGGAGCACATCCTTCGTTCCGAGAGCGGCGCGCTGATCGTAGTGGCCGACCGGCCGGAGATACTTGAAATCGCCGAGGGCGGGTTTCACGTCAACGCCGACTTCTCGCCGGCGAAACTCTACGAGTTGGCCAAGATGGACGGCGCGATCATCCTGGACAAGGACGCCCGCCGGATCATCGCCGCGAATACACAGCTGGTTCCCGACTTGGGCATCCCGTCCAACGAAACCGGAATCCGGCACCGTACCGCCGAGCGTGTGGCTAGGCAGACCGACGCCCTCGTGATTTCCATCTCGGAGCGGCGCGGTGTGATCACCATTTACAAGGGGCCCATGAAGTACGTCCTGCGCGACCTGGAGGTTATTTTCACGAAGGCCAACCAGGCCCTGCAGACCCTGGAGAAGTACCGGGCCGTACTGGACCGGGTGCTGGTCAACTTGAGCATCGCCGAGTTTGAGGACACAGTTACCCTGTTCGAGGTCGCCAAGGTGATCCAGCGCGTGGTGATGACCCTGAAAGTAGTCAGGGAGATTCACAAATACATTTGCGAACTCGGCACCGAGGGCCGCCTGATCACCATGCAGTTGGACGAATTGATCAGCAACGTGGAGAACGAGGGCCTGATGGTCATCCGGGACTACACAGTGAACCCGGAGGAGAAATCCCCCAGGCAAATCCAGGGCATTATCGAATCCTGGCCCAGCGAGGACTTGCTGGACTTGCCGCTTATCGCCCGAGCGCTCGGTTATTCCGGAGGAAGCGGTATCCTGGAACAAAACGTTTCTCCGCGCGGGTACCGGGTGCTGGGTAAGATCCCGCGCCTGCCATACCCGGTGGTGGAGAACCTGGTAAGCGTATTCGCCAACCTGAACAAGGTACTCAACGCCTCCCTGGACGAACTGGACGAGGTGGAAGGCATCGGTGAAACCAGGGCCCGTTCGATCAAGGAGGGGCTGAGCCGCTACTGGAACCAATTGTTGCAGGAGAGATACAGATAA